The following coding sequences are from one Microtus pennsylvanicus isolate mMicPen1 chromosome 1, mMicPen1.hap1, whole genome shotgun sequence window:
- the Mtres1 gene encoding mitochondrial transcription rescue factor 1 isoform X1: MAVTGLRLLTGALRKPDAWLGLWGVLQGTSPHKLCASWNRYLYFSSSKLNALNYKTLFRSIFPLRLPGLLVAPKCTFPFSIRLKSNINSKKSTRKTLQKDADEEDSDEEIHHPERSEQEEELEDDPGVVKDYKDLEKVVQSFRYDVILKTGLDIGRNKVEDAFYKGELRLNGEKLWKKSRTVKVGDTLDLLIGENKETGTEVVMRVLLKAVYDEKTESDKHRVLLRRWKNLKLPKTK, translated from the exons ATGGCTGTAACTGGGCTCAGACTGCTCACTGGTGCTCTAAGAAAGCCAGACGCCTGGCTCGGACTCTGGGGTGTGCTTCAAGGAACCTCTCCACACAAACTCTGTGCTTCCTGGAATCGATACttatatttttctagttccaagtTAAACGCATTAAATTATAAAACACTTTTCCGTAGCATTTTTCCTCTGCGACTCCCAGGGCTGTTAGTAGCTCCAAAATGTACGTTTCCATTTTCCATACGACTCAAAAGCAATATAAACTCCAAAAAATCCACTAGAAAGACTCTGCAAAAAGATGCAGATGAAGAGGACTCCGATGAGGAGATCCATCACCCCGAGAGGAGTGAGCAGGAAGAAGAGCTTGAGGATGACCCTGGCGTGGTCAAGGACTACAAAGACCTGGAGAAAGTGGTCCAGTCTTTCCGGTACGATGTCATCCTGAAGACAGGCCTTGATATTGGGAGAAA caaAGTAGAAGATGCATTCTACAAAGGTGAACTCAGACTGAATGGAGAAAAATTATGGAAGAAGAGCAGAACG GTGAAGGTGGGAGATACACTGGATCTCCTCATTGGAGAGAACAAAGAGACGGGGACAGAAGTGGTGATGCGGGTTCTCCTGAAAGCCGTCTATGATGAGAAGACGGAAAGCGACAAGCACCGAGTGCTGTTGCGCCGGTGGAAGAACTTAAAGCTGCCAAAGACTAAATGA
- the Mtres1 gene encoding mitochondrial transcription rescue factor 1 isoform X2: MAVTGLRLLTGALRKPDAWLGLWGVLQGTSPHKLCASWNRYLYFSSSKLNALNYKTLFRSIFPLRLPGLLVAPKCTFPFSIRLKSNINSKKSTRKTLQKDADEEDSDEEIHHPERSEQEEELEDDPGVVKDYKDLEKVVQSFRYDVILKTGLDIGRNKVEDAFYKGELRLNGEKLWKKSRTCSSDRQVCSVLLQFPD, encoded by the exons ATGGCTGTAACTGGGCTCAGACTGCTCACTGGTGCTCTAAGAAAGCCAGACGCCTGGCTCGGACTCTGGGGTGTGCTTCAAGGAACCTCTCCACACAAACTCTGTGCTTCCTGGAATCGATACttatatttttctagttccaagtTAAACGCATTAAATTATAAAACACTTTTCCGTAGCATTTTTCCTCTGCGACTCCCAGGGCTGTTAGTAGCTCCAAAATGTACGTTTCCATTTTCCATACGACTCAAAAGCAATATAAACTCCAAAAAATCCACTAGAAAGACTCTGCAAAAAGATGCAGATGAAGAGGACTCCGATGAGGAGATCCATCACCCCGAGAGGAGTGAGCAGGAAGAAGAGCTTGAGGATGACCCTGGCGTGGTCAAGGACTACAAAGACCTGGAGAAAGTGGTCCAGTCTTTCCGGTACGATGTCATCCTGAAGACAGGCCTTGATATTGGGAGAAA caaAGTAGAAGATGCATTCTACAAAGGTGAACTCAGACTGAATGGAGAAAAATTATGGAAGAAGAGCAGAACG TGTTCCTCAGACAGGCAGGTCTGTTCAGTACTCCTCCAGTTCCCTGACTGA